Proteins from a genomic interval of Kitasatospora kifunensis:
- a CDS encoding TetR/AcrR family transcriptional regulator codes for MDDARTPADTAADPPTEPSAESAAEAAADPVGEPSAGSAPADEPAQPEGDAKGRPKTAKSEQTRALILETAMRLFQERGYDKTTMRAIASEAGVSVGNAYYYYEGKEFLIQGFYDRMTHEHARDARARLAGTVDFSQRLQIALESWIDCAAPYHEFAAQFFRTAADPNSAMSPFSNESHPARETAVQIFREVLDGSDLGPKIDPELDELLPDLLWLHLMVIVLYWVFDQTDDTERTRAFVKRCAPFVAKIVSLSRYRVFRPLVRDAVGMVEDFVLPTIGRTAVGGRTADKKSAAPNRKRKRRD; via the coding sequence GTGGACGACGCAAGGACCCCAGCCGACACAGCAGCCGACCCGCCGACCGAGCCGTCGGCCGAAAGCGCGGCCGAGGCGGCGGCCGACCCGGTCGGCGAGCCGTCGGCCGGGTCTGCCCCGGCCGACGAGCCCGCCCAGCCGGAGGGCGATGCCAAGGGCCGGCCGAAGACCGCGAAGAGCGAACAGACCCGCGCGCTGATCCTGGAGACCGCGATGCGGCTGTTCCAGGAGCGCGGGTACGACAAGACCACCATGCGCGCGATCGCGAGCGAGGCGGGCGTCTCCGTCGGCAACGCCTACTACTACTACGAGGGAAAAGAATTCCTCATCCAGGGCTTCTACGACCGGATGACGCACGAGCACGCGCGCGACGCGCGGGCGCGGCTGGCCGGGACGGTGGACTTCTCGCAGCGCCTGCAGATCGCGCTCGAATCCTGGATCGACTGCGCGGCGCCGTACCACGAGTTCGCCGCCCAGTTCTTCCGCACGGCGGCGGACCCGAACAGCGCGATGAGCCCGTTCTCGAACGAGTCCCACCCCGCGCGGGAGACGGCGGTGCAGATCTTCCGTGAGGTCCTGGACGGCTCGGACCTCGGCCCCAAGATCGACCCGGAGCTGGACGAGCTGCTGCCGGACCTGCTCTGGCTGCACCTGATGGTCATCGTCCTGTACTGGGTCTTCGACCAGACCGACGACACCGAACGCACCCGAGCCTTCGTGAAGCGGTGCGCGCCCTTCGTCGCCAAGATCGTCAGCCTCTCGCGCTACCGGGTCTTCCGCCCGCTGGTCCGCGACGCGGTGGGCATGGTCGAGGACTTCGTGCTGCCCACCATCGGCAGGACAGCGGTCGGTGGCAGGACAGCGGACAAGAAGTCAGCCGCACCGAACCGCAAGCGCAAACGGCGCGACTGA
- a CDS encoding LysR family transcriptional regulator has translation MDTRYLHAFVAVVEHGGISAAAKELGYAQSSVSAQLKRLEADLGVTVLVRAGRGATLTEAGQRLLPHAREALELTERMRRAALGDRPRLRIGAQESLAHVWVPDVLAALEYGAGGPGTSADVELTVGSRSQVERAFSAGELDLMFQYDNGRRALGPHTVVGHDRTLLVAAANHPLAAAELVTPDQLRSQEFLVAEPGCTSEMLVDRFGRDLLSGVQLTMITGSLSALLRLTGHGRGVSLLPELSVARELAAGELVALRLAEPLRPVSIVAQWHPRLGLAERPLHALLDLARRADPLPAGSHHPAAC, from the coding sequence GTGGACACCCGCTACCTGCACGCCTTCGTCGCCGTCGTCGAGCACGGCGGAATCTCCGCCGCCGCCAAGGAGTTGGGCTACGCCCAGTCGAGCGTCAGCGCCCAGCTCAAGCGCCTGGAAGCGGACCTGGGCGTGACCGTGCTGGTGCGCGCGGGGAGAGGGGCGACCCTCACCGAGGCCGGGCAGCGGCTGCTCCCCCATGCCCGCGAGGCACTGGAGCTGACCGAGCGGATGCGCCGGGCCGCGCTCGGCGACCGGCCCAGACTGCGGATCGGCGCCCAGGAGTCGCTGGCACACGTCTGGGTGCCCGATGTGCTGGCGGCGCTGGAGTACGGCGCCGGCGGCCCCGGCACGAGCGCCGACGTCGAGCTGACCGTCGGCAGCCGCAGCCAGGTGGAGCGGGCTTTCAGCGCGGGCGAGTTGGACCTGATGTTCCAGTACGACAACGGACGGCGGGCGCTGGGCCCGCACACGGTGGTGGGGCACGACCGCACCCTGCTGGTGGCGGCCGCCAACCACCCGCTGGCCGCAGCGGAGCTGGTGACGCCCGACCAGCTGCGCAGTCAGGAGTTCCTGGTCGCCGAGCCGGGCTGCACCTCCGAGATGCTGGTGGACCGCTTCGGGCGCGACCTGCTCAGCGGCGTCCAGCTGACGATGATCACGGGCTCGCTCAGCGCGCTGCTGCGGCTGACCGGACACGGGCGCGGCGTCTCGCTGCTGCCGGAGCTGTCGGTGGCGCGCGAGCTGGCGGCGGGCGAGCTGGTCGCACTACGGCTGGCCGAACCCCTGCGCCCGGTCAGCATCGTGGCCCAGTGGCACCCGCGGCTGGGACTGGCCGAGCGACCGCTGCACGCCCTGCTCGACCTGGCCCGCCGCGCCGACCCGCTGCCGGCCGGCTCGCACCACCCGGCGGCGTGCTGA
- a CDS encoding ATP-binding protein: MSEGQENLRTTEVDLGGLVSVLATHLYSTPLVALRELVQNAHDSHTRRCLEDPQGAAGHRPRIRVRADAAGRTLAIEDTGAGLTEPEIHAYLATVGTGYTRLLREVTGNEELIGAFGLGFLSAFSVAEEVTVTTTSHREPALGHRYRSRGGEQYSVEPVPARPQPGTVVELTLKPEHAHLADEGALREVLARYCVLLSIPVHVGDDEQPVNGIPVPWREPIALIPSGRQYAARMEFAAAFGRRFEPLTAFPFQSHGDGGADSTDAIGLLWVQDGGTYGSSDNRDLAVYLRGMLLADDARDLLPSWAGFIGGVVESNRLTPTASREDLQRDEHYRALQQALAEAIIDGLYETARLHPSAWRRILARHGQDLLGAALCDERLFTLLADDVPVPTSQGDLTAGALRAAGQGAVHVALGSGGGFEEMLYRAMQVPIARGDRYAVLPFLRRYAQLRDCRIVELGSADGNRELFRDPERPLPAEELGWLAAALADAGEQLVPARFEPPGLPLVLVPDREAELKARIEDDQADARIPSAALRLARAFTARTDGTVKARLYLNTASPAVQDLLRAYRAGHTGSTTAAALLRSIKVIMAAAGATGSSGGDLGAALAGVGTAVAALTAPPLDALSAGFDRLFDDGPQNEHEGPQNEQGEGAR, encoded by the coding sequence ATGTCTGAAGGTCAGGAGAACCTGCGCACCACCGAGGTCGATCTTGGCGGCCTGGTGAGCGTCCTCGCCACCCATCTCTACTCCACCCCCTTGGTCGCGCTGCGTGAACTGGTGCAGAACGCGCACGACTCGCACACCCGGCGCTGCCTGGAGGACCCGCAGGGCGCGGCCGGGCACCGACCCCGGATCCGGGTGCGGGCCGACGCGGCCGGCCGGACCCTGGCGATCGAGGACACCGGCGCGGGCCTGACCGAGCCCGAGATCCACGCCTACCTGGCCACCGTCGGCACCGGCTACACCCGGCTGCTGCGCGAGGTCACCGGCAACGAGGAGCTGATCGGCGCCTTCGGCCTCGGCTTCCTCTCCGCCTTCTCGGTGGCCGAGGAGGTCACCGTCACCACCACCTCGCACCGCGAACCGGCCCTGGGCCACCGCTACCGCAGCCGCGGCGGCGAGCAGTACAGCGTCGAGCCGGTCCCCGCCCGCCCGCAGCCGGGCACCGTGGTCGAGCTGACCCTCAAGCCCGAGCACGCCCACCTGGCCGACGAGGGCGCACTGCGCGAGGTGCTGGCCCGCTACTGCGTGCTGCTGAGCATCCCGGTGCACGTCGGCGACGACGAGCAGCCGGTCAACGGCATCCCGGTCCCGTGGCGCGAGCCCATCGCGCTGATCCCGTCGGGTCGTCAGTATGCGGCGCGGATGGAGTTCGCCGCCGCCTTCGGGCGCCGTTTCGAGCCGCTGACGGCCTTTCCGTTCCAGTCGCATGGCGATGGGGGTGCCGACAGTACCGACGCGATCGGCCTGCTCTGGGTGCAGGACGGCGGCACCTACGGCAGCAGCGACAACCGCGACCTGGCGGTCTACCTGCGCGGCATGCTGCTCGCCGACGACGCCCGCGACCTGCTGCCCAGTTGGGCCGGATTCATCGGCGGGGTGGTCGAGTCCAACCGCCTGACCCCCACCGCCAGCCGCGAGGACCTGCAGCGCGACGAGCACTACCGGGCGCTCCAGCAGGCGCTGGCCGAGGCGATCATCGACGGCCTGTACGAGACCGCCAGGCTGCACCCGTCCGCCTGGCGCCGGATCCTGGCCCGGCACGGGCAGGACCTGCTCGGCGCCGCGCTCTGCGACGAGCGCCTGTTCACCCTGCTGGCCGACGACGTTCCGGTGCCCACCTCGCAGGGCGACCTGACGGCCGGTGCGCTGCGCGCGGCGGGGCAGGGCGCGGTGCACGTCGCGCTCGGCTCCGGCGGCGGCTTCGAGGAGATGCTCTACCGGGCGATGCAGGTGCCGATCGCGCGCGGGGACCGCTACGCCGTGCTGCCCTTCCTGCGCCGCTACGCGCAGTTGCGCGACTGCCGGATCGTGGAGCTGGGCAGCGCGGACGGCAACCGCGAGCTGTTCCGCGACCCCGAGCGCCCCTTGCCCGCCGAGGAGTTGGGCTGGCTGGCCGCCGCACTGGCCGATGCGGGCGAACAGTTGGTGCCCGCCCGCTTCGAGCCGCCCGGTCTGCCACTGGTGCTGGTGCCCGACCGGGAGGCCGAACTGAAGGCGCGGATCGAGGACGACCAGGCGGACGCCCGGATCCCCTCGGCGGCGCTGCGCCTGGCGCGCGCGTTCACCGCCCGCACCGACGGCACGGTCAAGGCCAGGCTCTACCTGAACACCGCCTCGCCCGCCGTCCAGGACCTGCTGCGGGCCTACCGGGCCGGCCACACCGGCAGCACCACGGCGGCGGCCCTGCTCCGCTCGATCAAGGTGATCATGGCGGCGGCCGGGGCCACCGGCTCGTCCGGCGGTGACCTGGGGGCGGCGCTGGCCGGGGTGGGCACGGCGGTGGCGGCGCTGACCGCGCCGCCACTCGACGCACTGTCAGCGGGGTTCGACAGACTCTTCGACGACGGTCCGCAGAACGAGCACGAGGGCCCGCAGAACGAGCAGGGGGAGGGCGCCCGATGA
- a CDS encoding GNAT family N-acetyltransferase: MSTSTVANGTATTVDEIEIRAITEDELGPWGAALNLGFQRAGVPQAPEFRRLRYFPGRTLGAYDGDRCIGTFRSMPYQLTLPGGHLLPVSAITSVTVTQTHRRRGLLSRMMGRELAAARERGEAVAILIAAEYNIYGRFGFGPATRTHGWRVDLKRAGGLRADLPSAAGGRIDLISMAELGRLGPELHERWRRGQPGAIGRDDAHWKPVTGEMPAPGFEWKEPFAVVHRDADGTVTGLALYRLEDHFPGGLASCTLVVKDFLALDRATAVSLWRYLCSVDWVSTLLVKNIGPDDPLPLYFNDPRAVQPYEDNADYMWLRVLDVPAAFGARRFAGAGRVVLEVTDPAGYAAGRWALTCDAEGVGQVAPTTDQADLALDARALGSLYLGAESTSRLAAAHLVEERRPGAAFALDRLLGTPLKAWNPDNF, translated from the coding sequence ATGAGCACCAGCACAGTTGCCAACGGCACCGCCACGACCGTGGACGAGATCGAGATCCGGGCGATCACCGAGGACGAACTGGGGCCCTGGGGCGCCGCGCTGAACCTCGGGTTCCAGCGGGCCGGAGTGCCGCAGGCGCCGGAGTTCCGTCGGCTGCGGTACTTCCCCGGTCGGACCCTGGGCGCCTACGACGGGGACCGCTGCATCGGCACCTTCCGCAGCATGCCCTACCAACTGACGCTACCTGGCGGGCACTTGCTGCCCGTCTCGGCGATCACCTCGGTGACCGTCACGCAGACCCACCGCCGCCGCGGGCTGCTGAGCCGGATGATGGGGCGTGAGCTGGCGGCCGCACGCGAACGCGGGGAGGCGGTGGCGATCCTGATCGCCGCCGAGTACAACATCTACGGCCGGTTCGGCTTCGGCCCGGCCACCCGCACGCACGGCTGGCGGGTCGACCTCAAGCGCGCCGGCGGCCTGCGCGCGGACCTGCCGAGCGCCGCCGGCGGCCGGATCGACCTGATCAGCATGGCCGAACTCGGCCGGCTCGGACCGGAGCTGCACGAGCGCTGGCGCCGCGGCCAGCCCGGTGCGATCGGGCGCGACGACGCCCACTGGAAGCCGGTCACCGGCGAGATGCCGGCGCCCGGCTTCGAGTGGAAGGAACCCTTCGCGGTGGTGCACCGGGACGCCGACGGTACCGTCACCGGGCTGGCGCTCTACCGCCTGGAGGACCACTTCCCCGGCGGCCTCGCCAGCTGCACCCTGGTGGTGAAGGACTTCCTCGCCCTGGACCGGGCGACCGCGGTGAGCCTGTGGCGCTACCTCTGCTCGGTGGACTGGGTCAGCACGCTGCTGGTGAAGAACATCGGCCCCGACGACCCGCTGCCGCTCTACTTCAACGACCCGCGCGCGGTCCAGCCGTACGAGGACAACGCCGACTACATGTGGCTGCGGGTGCTGGACGTACCGGCGGCCTTCGGGGCCCGCCGGTTCGCCGGCGCCGGACGGGTGGTGCTGGAGGTCACCGACCCCGCGGGGTACGCCGCCGGGCGCTGGGCACTGACCTGCGACGCCGAGGGCGTGGGCCAGGTCGCGCCGACCACCGACCAGGCGGACCTCGCACTGGACGCGCGGGCCCTCGGCTCGCTCTACCTCGGCGCCGAGTCCACCTCCCGGCTCGCCGCGGCCCACCTGGTCGAGGAGCGGCGCCCGGGTGCCGCGTTCGCACTGGACCGGCTGCTCGGCACGCCGCTCAAGGCCTGGAACCCGGACAACTTCTGA
- a CDS encoding C40 family peptidase, with translation MARRFLTALLLTLTALAGPLAPPATTATALAPGVPAAAPADDPPAPGGAPYPSTGAIEDAKAAADRQAAAASAIEARLVEAKAELEQAGQQAEQAVEAYNGAQVTLAKARAEATAATARAAVAEAARADAADTAADLAATTYRMGASPELSAINALLSAQGPRAASEQAAAVGAAGRSTRQILDAATSTAKAAADAAHAAQGATDQAQRAAEAVQEAKGRAQARLTAQQQSVAELDQRREHLLEELAAARNTTVDLERQRQDALEAIAAQQAEADAKAAALAQAAAQQTTQQPDPATTSPSPAPDPVVSDGAPSATTGAQAAIAFARSKLGLPYIWGGEGPAGYDCSGLTMLAWQQGGKRLTHFAADQYAESTPVSYRQLHPGDLVFWTHTGRAADIYHVAIYLGDDQIIEAPRTGVPIKQASLWIMGRPDFYARP, from the coding sequence GTGGCACGCAGATTCCTGACCGCCCTGCTGCTGACCCTGACCGCCCTCGCCGGACCGCTCGCGCCACCGGCCACCACCGCCACCGCGCTCGCCCCGGGCGTCCCCGCGGCAGCCCCGGCCGACGACCCGCCGGCACCGGGCGGCGCCCCCTACCCGAGCACCGGGGCGATTGAGGACGCCAAGGCCGCGGCCGACCGCCAGGCCGCCGCCGCCTCGGCGATCGAGGCCAGGCTGGTCGAAGCGAAGGCCGAACTGGAGCAGGCCGGGCAGCAGGCCGAGCAGGCCGTCGAGGCCTATAACGGCGCCCAGGTCACGCTCGCCAAGGCCCGCGCCGAAGCCACCGCCGCCACCGCGCGTGCGGCGGTCGCCGAAGCGGCCAGGGCCGATGCCGCCGACACCGCGGCCGACCTGGCCGCCACCACCTACCGGATGGGCGCCAGCCCCGAACTCTCCGCGATCAACGCCCTGCTGAGCGCGCAGGGTCCGCGCGCGGCCAGCGAGCAGGCCGCCGCCGTGGGCGCCGCCGGCCGCAGCACCCGGCAGATCCTGGACGCGGCCACCAGCACCGCCAAGGCCGCTGCCGACGCCGCGCACGCCGCCCAGGGCGCGACCGACCAGGCCCAGCGCGCGGCCGAGGCCGTCCAGGAGGCCAAGGGTCGGGCGCAGGCGCGGCTGACGGCCCAGCAGCAGTCGGTCGCCGAGCTCGACCAGCGCCGTGAGCACCTGCTGGAGGAGCTGGCCGCCGCCCGCAACACCACGGTGGACCTCGAGCGGCAGCGGCAGGACGCGCTGGAGGCGATCGCGGCCCAGCAGGCCGAGGCGGACGCCAAGGCCGCCGCCCTCGCACAGGCCGCTGCCCAGCAGACCACCCAGCAGCCGGATCCGGCCACCACCAGCCCCAGCCCCGCCCCCGATCCCGTCGTGTCGGACGGCGCGCCCTCGGCCACCACCGGCGCGCAGGCGGCCATCGCCTTCGCCCGCAGCAAGCTCGGCCTGCCCTACATCTGGGGCGGCGAGGGTCCGGCCGGCTACGACTGCTCGGGCCTGACCATGCTGGCCTGGCAGCAGGGCGGCAAACGGCTGACCCACTTCGCCGCCGACCAGTACGCCGAGTCGACCCCCGTGAGCTACCGCCAACTGCACCCCGGCGACCTGGTCTTCTGGACCCACACCGGCCGCGCCGCCGACATCTACCACGTCGCCATCTACCTCGGCGACGACCAGATCATCGAGGCCCCGCGCACCGGCGTCCCGATCAAGCAGGCCAGCCTGTGGATCATGGGGCGGCCCGACTTCTACGCCCGCCCCTGA
- a CDS encoding threonine/serine ThrE exporter family protein: MPKRGRPGGSRSARGGKSANHGGNGKGSSNGNGNGNGKRNGRAETAPQPVPPAQAPPTEGLLANAAPPADQVQLIPLAPLPQETEGLLGPTVETPIPEPAPVAAPTPEPAAPAPGEAEQPVAAEESAESEFPDDFAAFAELGGGSEDTLTPEVWRAVGYNPPSGAIPTLRQGAPGAAPWPDRMRTLLRTPMSERPAFERTPREAKSEATARNVPRILDLTLRIGELLLASGESAEDVEAAMLGVSHAFHLDRCEPQVTFTLISISYQPSLVEAPVTAARVVRRRTSDYTRLAAVYRLVADITAEKITVNDAYRRLAVIRRNRHPYPTWLLTLTAGLLAGAATFLVGGRIDAKAWLVFLNAVVAAIIGDRLASMVASRGLPEFYQFVLAAMPAAVCGIILSLNSSSLRGSVVITGGLFALLPGRALVAAVQDGLTGFYITAAARLLEVVYLVAGIVIGVMLVLYAGVSYDAQLRPAESLSGIYNPPVQLAAAMLLTLFFSMLLQTSRRTLALVTFNSGVGWAVYGVLAYNAKLSPIVATGIAAGLVGLFGQLMARFRYASALPYVTAALGPLMPGSALYLGMLSFAQGHPSAGLVSISRAAAIAMALAIGVNLGGEVARLFMKVPGVGTLAGGEGRLVPYLTGPRRAAKRTRGF, from the coding sequence GTGCCTAAGCGGGGCCGACCGGGCGGCAGCAGGAGCGCTCGCGGCGGGAAGAGCGCGAACCACGGCGGCAACGGCAAGGGCAGTAGCAACGGGAACGGCAACGGCAACGGCAAGCGCAACGGCCGGGCCGAGACCGCCCCGCAGCCCGTGCCGCCCGCGCAGGCGCCGCCCACCGAGGGCCTGCTGGCCAACGCCGCCCCGCCCGCCGACCAGGTGCAGCTGATCCCGCTGGCGCCGCTGCCGCAGGAGACCGAGGGACTGCTCGGGCCGACCGTCGAAACCCCCATCCCGGAGCCCGCCCCCGTGGCCGCCCCCACCCCCGAGCCCGCCGCGCCCGCGCCGGGCGAGGCCGAGCAGCCCGTAGCGGCCGAAGAGAGTGCCGAGAGCGAGTTCCCCGACGACTTCGCCGCCTTCGCCGAGCTGGGCGGCGGCTCCGAGGACACGCTCACCCCCGAGGTCTGGCGCGCCGTCGGCTACAACCCGCCCAGCGGCGCCATCCCGACCCTGCGTCAGGGCGCGCCCGGAGCCGCGCCCTGGCCCGACCGGATGCGCACGCTGCTGCGCACCCCGATGTCCGAGCGGCCCGCCTTCGAGCGCACCCCGCGCGAGGCCAAGTCCGAGGCCACCGCCCGCAACGTGCCGCGGATCCTGGACCTGACGCTGCGCATCGGCGAGCTGCTGCTGGCCAGCGGCGAGAGCGCGGAGGACGTCGAGGCCGCGATGCTCGGCGTCAGCCACGCCTTCCACCTGGACCGCTGCGAACCGCAGGTGACCTTCACCCTGATCTCCATCTCCTACCAGCCCTCACTGGTCGAGGCCCCGGTCACCGCCGCCCGGGTGGTGCGGCGGCGCACCTCCGACTACACCCGGCTGGCCGCCGTCTACCGGTTGGTCGCGGACATCACCGCCGAGAAGATCACGGTCAACGACGCCTACCGGCGCCTGGCCGTGATCCGCCGCAACCGGCACCCCTACCCCACCTGGCTGCTCACCCTGACCGCCGGGCTGCTGGCCGGCGCGGCCACCTTCCTGGTCGGCGGCCGGATCGACGCCAAGGCCTGGCTGGTCTTCCTCAACGCCGTGGTCGCGGCGATCATCGGTGACCGGCTGGCCTCGATGGTGGCCAGCCGCGGGCTGCCGGAGTTCTACCAGTTCGTACTGGCCGCGATGCCGGCCGCGGTCTGCGGGATCATCCTGTCGCTCAACAGCTCCTCGCTACGCGGCTCGGTGGTGATCACCGGTGGCCTGTTCGCCCTGCTGCCCGGGCGAGCCCTGGTCGCCGCCGTGCAGGACGGCCTGACCGGCTTCTACATCACCGCGGCGGCCCGGCTGCTCGAAGTCGTCTACCTGGTCGCGGGCATCGTGATCGGCGTGATGCTGGTGCTCTACGCCGGGGTCAGCTACGACGCGCAGCTGCGGCCCGCCGAGTCGCTGAGCGGCATCTACAACCCGCCCGTCCAACTGGCCGCGGCGATGCTGCTCACCCTCTTCTTCTCGATGCTGCTGCAGACCAGCCGGCGCACGCTGGCCCTGGTCACCTTCAACAGCGGCGTCGGCTGGGCCGTCTACGGGGTGCTCGCCTACAACGCCAAGCTCTCGCCGATCGTCGCCACCGGCATAGCCGCCGGGCTGGTCGGCCTCTTCGGCCAGCTGATGGCCCGCTTCCGGTACGCCTCCGCGCTGCCGTACGTCACCGCGGCGCTCGGCCCGCTGATGCCCGGATCCGCGCTCTACCTGGGGATGCTCTCCTTCGCCCAGGGGCACCCGTCCGCCGGGCTGGTCTCGATCAGCCGGGCGGCCGCCATCGCGATGGCGCTGGCGATCGGGGTGAACCTGGGTGGGGAGGTGGCCCGGCTCTTCATGAAGGTGCCGGGTGTCGGCACGCTCGCGGGCGGCGAGGGCCGCCTGGTCCCGTACCTCACCGGACCGCGGCGCGCGGCCAAACGCACCCGCGGCTTCTGA
- a CDS encoding DedA family protein has protein sequence MNSLALGPAWLDPTHLISTFGMLGILFVVFAESGLLIGFFLPGDSLLFTTGLLVAHGQYLGQPLWLVCLLVVTAAVAGDQVGYLFGRRVGPGLFSRPESRLFKQENVTKAGTFFDRHGPKAIVLARFVPIVRTFTPIVAGVGRMNYRTFALYNLIGGVLWGAGVTVLGYFLGQVDFVREHIELILVAIVLVSVVPVAVELLRARRQRGGGGVTEGATEGGEPGAPSVERPLVGGGGRHRAR, from the coding sequence GTGAACAGCCTCGCCCTCGGGCCGGCCTGGCTCGATCCGACCCATCTGATCTCGACCTTCGGGATGCTCGGCATCCTGTTCGTGGTCTTCGCCGAGTCCGGGCTGCTGATCGGCTTCTTCCTGCCCGGCGACTCGCTGCTCTTCACCACCGGCCTGCTGGTGGCGCACGGGCAGTACCTCGGCCAGCCGCTCTGGCTGGTCTGCCTGCTGGTGGTCACCGCCGCGGTGGCCGGCGACCAGGTCGGCTACCTCTTCGGACGGCGGGTCGGCCCCGGGCTCTTCAGCCGACCCGAGTCCCGGCTGTTCAAGCAGGAGAACGTCACCAAGGCCGGCACCTTCTTCGACCGGCACGGGCCCAAGGCGATCGTGCTGGCCAGGTTCGTCCCGATCGTGCGGACCTTCACCCCGATCGTGGCCGGGGTCGGGCGGATGAACTACCGCACCTTCGCGCTCTACAACCTGATCGGCGGCGTGCTCTGGGGCGCCGGAGTCACCGTGCTCGGCTACTTCCTGGGGCAGGTCGACTTCGTGCGCGAGCACATCGAGCTGATCCTGGTCGCCATCGTGCTGGTCTCGGTGGTGCCGGTCGCCGTCGAACTGCTGCGAGCCCGTCGCCAGCGCGGCGGCGGGGGCGTGACCGAGGGCGCGACCGAGGGCGGGGAGCCCGGCGCGCCGAGCGTCGAGCGCCCGCTGGTCGGCGGTGGCGGACGGCACCGCGCCCGCTGA
- a CDS encoding MFS transporter — protein sequence MTTDTALRPPDLASPARSRLAFAGLAVGNLLVLLDTSVLNVAVPDLRRSLHPSAAALPWAVDAYTVVFAGLLLTAGVFADRWGARRVYVGALAAFAALSALCATAPDVGLLIAGRALLGAAGAGLVPASLALLITLNPDPARRTRAIGAWAALSGLGAAAGPVLGGGLVELGGWRLVFLVNPPIAVAALLLARRLPTTPGRATRALDRPGLLLSTGALGALTFGLVEAGIQGWGAPPAWGPIVLALLGFVTLTVVERRVAAPLLPPALLALPRVRAALVAAAVSCFAFFGGMYLIDVWLQQAQGRSPLGAGLASLPLTFPVCVMPFFTGRLVARYGARPVLLTGMSAAALGGVLLACCAGRHVPFPLLVAAELALAAAGTLSIPGAAAEMALAAPPELAGTGQGALNGIRQSGSALGVAVLGTLGTLAGAGYVLIVVGALAVLVIAGATSRARRAAG from the coding sequence ATGACCACCGACACCGCCCTCCGTCCGCCCGACCTCGCCTCACCAGCACGATCGCGCCTGGCCTTCGCCGGTCTCGCGGTCGGGAACCTGCTCGTCCTGCTCGACACCTCGGTCCTCAACGTCGCCGTCCCCGACCTTCGGCGCTCGCTGCACCCGAGTGCCGCCGCGCTGCCCTGGGCCGTCGACGCCTACACCGTGGTCTTCGCCGGACTGCTGCTCACCGCCGGCGTGTTCGCCGACCGGTGGGGCGCCCGCCGGGTCTACGTCGGGGCGCTGGCCGCCTTCGCCGCACTGTCCGCGCTCTGCGCCACCGCGCCGGACGTCGGCCTGTTGATCGCCGGGCGGGCCCTGCTGGGTGCGGCCGGCGCGGGGCTGGTGCCCGCCTCGCTCGCGCTGCTCATCACCCTCAACCCCGACCCCGCCCGGCGCACCCGCGCCATCGGCGCCTGGGCCGCGCTGAGCGGACTCGGCGCGGCGGCCGGTCCGGTGCTGGGCGGCGGGCTGGTCGAACTCGGCGGCTGGCGGCTGGTGTTCCTGGTCAACCCGCCGATCGCGGTGGCCGCGCTGCTGCTCGCCCGCCGACTGCCGACCACCCCCGGCAGGGCCACCCGGGCGCTGGACCGCCCCGGGCTGCTGCTGTCCACCGGCGCCCTCGGCGCGCTCACCTTCGGCCTGGTCGAGGCCGGCATCCAGGGGTGGGGCGCGCCGCCGGCCTGGGGCCCGATCGTCCTCGCGCTGCTCGGCTTCGTGACCCTGACCGTGGTCGAACGCCGGGTCGCCGCACCGCTGTTGCCGCCCGCGTTGCTCGCGCTGCCGCGGGTGCGAGCCGCACTGGTGGCCGCAGCGGTCTCCTGCTTCGCCTTCTTCGGCGGGATGTACCTGATCGACGTCTGGCTCCAGCAGGCCCAGGGGCGCTCCCCGCTCGGGGCGGGCCTGGCCTCGCTGCCGCTGACCTTCCCGGTCTGCGTGATGCCGTTCTTCACCGGCCGACTGGTGGCCAGGTACGGCGCCCGCCCGGTGCTGCTGACCGGGATGTCCGCCGCCGCACTGGGCGGTGTGCTGCTGGCCTGCTGCGCCGGGCGGCACGTCCCGTTCCCGCTGCTCGTCGCGGCCGAACTCGCGCTCGCCGCGGCGGGCACCCTCTCGATCCCCGGCGCCGCCGCCGAGATGGCCCTCGCCGCGCCGCCGGAGCTCGCCGGCACCGGCCAGGGGGCGCTCAACGGGATCCGGCAGTCGGGCTCGGCGCTCGGCGTCGCGGTGCTCGGCACCCTGGGCACCCTGGCGGGCGCCGGGTACGTGCTGATCGTCGTCGGGGCGCTGGCGGTGCTGGTCATCGCGGGCGCCACCTCCCGCGCCCGCCGCGCTGCCGGTTGA